In a single window of the Labrus mixtus chromosome 20, fLabMix1.1, whole genome shotgun sequence genome:
- the rab5c gene encoding ras-related protein Rab-5C translates to MAGRGGPARTNGAAASNKICQFKLVLLGESAVGKSSLVLRFVKGQFHEYQESTIGAAFLTQTVCLDDTTVKFEIWDTAGQERYHSLAPMYYRGAQAAIVVYDITNTDTFTRAKNWVKELQRQASPNIVIALAGNKADLANKRAVDFQEAQAYADDNSLLFMETSAKTAMNVNEIFMAIAKKLPKNEPQGGAGAAGRARGGVDLQEAAPQGRSGQCCGGGN, encoded by the exons ATGGCAGGGCGAGGCGGACCAGCACGGACCAACGGCGCCGCAGCAAGCAACAAGATCTGCCAGTTTAAGCTTGTGCTGTTGGGGGAGTCGGCGGTGGGGAAGTCCAGCTTGGTGCTGCGCTTTGTCAAAGGCCAGTTCCACGAATACCAGGAGAGCACCATCGGAG CCGCCTTCCTCACACAGACCGTATGTTTGGATGATACAACGGTCAAGTTTGAGATCTGGGACACCGCGGGACAGGAACGGTATCATAGCTTGGCGCCCATGTACTACAGGGGAGCCCAGGCCGCCATCGTGGTCTACGACATCACTAACACA gacacATTCACACGTGCTAAGAACTGGGTGAAAGAGCTCCAGCGACAAGCCAGCCCAAACATCGTGATTGCACTGGCAGGAAACAAAGCCGACCTGGCCAACAAGAGAGCTGTAGATTTTCAG GAAGCACAAGCATATGCAGATGACAACAGTTTGCTCTTCATGGAGACTTCAGCCAAGACTGCTATGAATGTCAATGAGATTTTTATGGCTATAG CCAAGAAGCTCCCTAAGAACGAGCCCCAGGGTGGAGCGGGCGCTGCCGGACGAGCTCGAGGAGGCGTGGACCTGCAGGAAGCTGCGCCGCAGGGCAGAAGTGGCCAGTGCTGTGGGGGCGGGAACTAA
- the kat2a gene encoding histone acetyltransferase KAT2A, with amino-acid sequence MSDPAAQALQPRLLQAQSTGSAGSSTAATGSGAASSDPARPGLSQQQRASQKKAQVRAFPRAKKLEKLGVFSACKASDTCKCNGWKNPNPPSATRMDLQQQAASLSEPCRSCGHALANHVSHLENVSEDEINRLLGMVVDVENLFMSVHKEEDTDTKQVYFYLFKLLRKCILQMSQPVVEGSLGSPPFEKPNIEQGVLNFVQYKFSHLAPKERQTMFELSKMFLLCLNYWKLETPTQFRQRTQKDDGTAYKVDYTRWLCYCHVPQSNDSLPRYETTQVFGRSLLKSIFTVTRRQLLEKFRVEKDKLLPEKRTLILTHFPKFLSMLEEEIYGENSPIWEADFTMPASDGTQLGHQTVISPAAVSGSPALPKGLSSISSLGSMDAAGAEPITGEKRKLPDALTLEDAKRIRVMGDIPMELVNEVMMTITDPAAMLGPETNLLTPNAARDETARLEERRGIIEFHVIGNSLSQKSNKKILMWLVGLQNVFSHQLPRMPKEYITRLVFDPKHKTLALIKDGRVIGGICFRMFPTQGFTEIVFCAVTSNEQVKGYGTHLMNHLKEYHIKHNILYFLTYADEYAIGYFKKQGFSKDIKVPKSRYLGYIKDYEGATLMECELNPRIPYTELSHIIKRQKEIIKKLIERKQSQIRKVYPGLTCFKEGVRQIPVESIPGIRETGWKPSNKDKGKEVKDPDVLYNMLKNLLAQIKTHPDAWPFMEPVKKSEAPDYYEIIRFPIDLKTMTERLKNRYYVTKKLFIADLQRIISNCREYNPPDSEYCKCANTLEKFFYFKLKDGGLIEK; translated from the exons ATGTCGGACCCGGCGGCGCAGGCCTTGCAACCCCGGCTTCTTCAAGCCCAGTCTACTGGGTCAGCTGGGTCCAGTACTGCCGCGACAGGCTCCGGGGCAGCAAGTAGTGACCCGGCGAGACCGGGACTGAGCCAGCAACAGCGTGCAAGCCAGAAGAAAGCCCAAGTGCGAGCGTTCCCACGGGCGAAAAAGCTTGAGAAACTTGGCGTATTCTCCGCCTGCAAG GCAAGTGACACCTGCAAGTGCAATGGATGGAAAAACCCAAATCCACCATCAGCCACACGTATGGacctgcagcagcaggcagccAGCCTGAGCGAGCCGTGCCGCAGCTGTGGACATGCTCTGG CTAATCATGTGTCCCACCTGGAGAACGTGTCTGAGGATGAGATTAACAGGCTGCTGGGGATGGTGGTGGATGTAGAGAACCTCTTTATGTCTGTGCACAAGGAGGAGGACACTGACACCAAACAGGTCTACTTCTACCTTTTTAAG CTGCTGAGGAAATGCATTCTGCAGATGAGCCAGCCAGTTGTCGAGGGATCCCTTGGAAGTCCACCGTTTGAAAAGCCCAACATCGAGCAG GGGGTTTTAAATTTTGTTCAGTATAAGTTTAGCCACCTGGCACCAAAGGAAAGGCAGACCATGTTTGAGCTGTCAAAGATGTTCCTCTTGTGCCTAAATTACTGGAAGCTTGAGACACCAACGCAGTTTCGCCAGCGCACCCAGAAAGACGATGGAACAGCATACAAGGTGGACTATACCAG GTGGCTTTGCTACTGCCACGTCCCTCAGAGCAACGACAGCCTCCCGCGCTATGAGACCACTCAGGTGTTTGGCCGCAGTTTGCTGAAGTCCATCTTCACTGTGACCAGACGGCAGCTGCTGGAGAAGTTCAGGGTGGAGAAGGACAAGCTGCTACCAGAGAAACGAACCCTCATCCTCACACACTTCCCTAA GTTTTTGTCTATGCTTGAAGAGGAAATCTATGGGGAGAATTCACCCATCTGGGAGGCCGACTTCACCATGCCGGCTTCCGATGGCACACAGCTGGGGCATCAGACAG TGATCAGTCCGGCTGCAGTGTCCGGCTCCCCCGCACTGCCAAAGGGTCTGAGCAGTATTTCCTCTCTGGGCAGCATGGATGCTGCAGGTGCAGAGCCAATCACAG GAGAGAAACGCAAACTTCCCGACGCACTCACCCTGGAGGACGCCAAGCGGATCCGTGTCATGGGAGACATTCCAATGGAGCTCGTCAATGAAGTCATGATGACAATCACTGACCCTGCTGCTATGCTCGGACCAGAG ACTAATCTTCTGACGCCTAACGCTGCCCGTGATGAGACTGCCAGACTGGAGGAGAGGCGGGGCATCATAGAGTTCCACGTCATTGGAAACTCGCTTTCCCAGAAGTCCAACAAAAAGATCCTGATGTGGCTGGTCGGCCTGCAAAATGTCTTCTCTCATCAGTTACCTCGCATGCCCAAAGAGTACATCACCCGGCTGGTGTTTGACCC AAAGCACAAGACCCTCGCCCTCATCAAAGATGGCCGCGTCATCGGTGGCATTTGTTTCAGGATGTTTCCCACTCAGGGCTTCACAGAGATCGTCTTCTGTGCCGTCACATCCAATGAGCAAGTCAAG GGCTATGGCACCCACCTGATGAACCACCTGAAGGAGTatcacatcaaacacaacatcctCTATTTCCTCACGTACGCTGACGAGTACGCCATCGGCTACTTCAAGAAGCAG GGCTTTTCTAAAGACATCAAAGTGCCGAAGAGTCGATACCTAGGATACATCAAAGACTACGAGGGAGCGACTCTCATGGAGTGTGAGCTGAACCCCAGAATCCCTTACACCGAGCTCTCGCATATCATCAAGCGACAGAAGGAG ATCATTAAGAAGCTGATTGAGAGGAAGCAGAGCCAGATCAGGAAGGTTTACCCAGGTCTCACCTGCTTCAAAGAGGGGGTGCGACAGATCCCAGTGGAGAGCATCCCAGGCATAA GAGAGACAGGCTGGAAACCCAGTAACAAGGACAAAGG GAAAGAGGTGAAGGATCCTGATGTGTTATACAACATGTTGAAGAACCTGCTGGCCCAGATAAAG ACTCATCCTGACGCGTGGCCCTTCATGGAACCAGTGAAAAAATCAGAGGCTCCAGATTACTACGAGATCATCCGCTTTCCCATCG ACCTGAAGACCATGACAGAGAGACTGAAGAACAGATACTACGTGACCAAGAAGCTTTTCATTGCCGACCTGCAGCGGATCATCAGCAACTGTCGCGAGTACAACCCGCCAGACAGCGAGTACTGCAAGTGTGCCAACACCTTGGAGAAGTTCTTCtacttcaaattaaaagatGGAGGCTTGATTGAGAAATAG
- the dhx58 gene encoding probable ATP-dependent RNA helicase DHX58 codes for MAHIELYGYQEEVVERALQRENIIIWLPTGGGKTRTAVYVAKKHLETTPKAKVLVLANKVHLVDQHYKKEFKPHLGNDYTLAPVSGESQEKDFFGKVVARSDVVICTAQILYNALTNMEETKHVELSDITLLIIDECHHTNNDHVYNQIMACYVEKKLKGEKPLPQILGLTASPGTGGEKILYRAVDHVLQICANLDSAIVSTKDCMPELKKKVPRPVKRFNIVDRRPEDPFGDHLKMMMQQIHEFMIVPQDFTLRQCGTQEYEMDVVLLEQRGVKDSNRMLARCALHLRQYNDALLINDTLRMIDAYRSLVKFYIPKMDTAFDGTDIFLLGLFQENQVELRKLANNPVYENPRMSKLESVLLKRFDPSLQSKGIIFSKTRQSTCCLNDWVSTNQALQQAGIKAAILTGAGNSASHMTLNEQEDTIRNFRDGKLNLLISTSVAEEGLDIPECNLVVRYGLLTNEIAQQQASGRARARDSQYSVVAEEGGPEMRREKTNECLEELTGQAIAKVQEMNVDDFRRKIAQLQKKTVDERKIQERLKKEKRSRIAASNVQLLCRNCLKPVASGSDIKLIDNVHYVNVSPEFKNHYTVGEQVMLEKTFEDWEPGCIISCNSCSERWGYEMNYKKIGLLPNVAIKHFALKTPEGQTLKKKWKDVPFTVEEFSFKEYYEDNFSDLSD; via the exons ATGGCACATATTGAACTGTATGGGTACCAGGAGGAAGTTGTTGAAAGGGCTCTCCAGAGGGAGAACATAATCATCTGGCTTCCAACCGGAGGTGGGAAGACTCGTACTGCTGTGTATGTGGCCAAGAAACATCTGGAGACCACGCCGAAGGCTAAAGTCTTGGTCCTGGCAAACAAG GTTCACCTTGTAGACCAGCATTATAAAAAGGAGTTCAAGCCTCACCTGGGCAATGACTACACTCTGGCGCCAGTCAGTGGAGAGAGTCAGGAGAAGGACTTCTTCGGCAAAGTGGTGGCGAGATCAGACGTGGTCATCTGTACAGCCCAGATTTTGTACAATGCTTTGACAAACATGGAAGAAACCAAACATGTTGAGCTCTCAG ATATCACTCTACTGATAATCGATGAGTGTCACCACACCAACAATGATCATGTCTACAACCAGATCATGGCATGCTATGTGGAGAAAAAATTGAAAGGAGAGAAACCGTTACCACAGATCCTCGGGCTCACTGCATCACCGGGGACGGGGGGCGAAAAGATCCTGTACAGAGCTGTGGATCATGTGCTGCAG atTTGTGCAAATCTTGACTCAGCCATAGTTTCAACAAAAGACTGTATGCCTGAGCTGAAGAAGAAAGTGCCCCGGCCAGTAAAGAGATTCAACATTGTGGACAGAAGGCCTGag GATCCATTCGGGGATCATCTGAAGATGATGATGCAGCAAATCCATGAGTTCATGATCGTCCCTCAAGACTTCACACTGAGACAATGTGGCACACAAGAGTATGAGATGGATGTGGTGTTGCTAGAGCAACGAG gaGTGAAAGACAGCAACAGAATGTTAGCAAGATGTGCGCTCCACCTCAGACAGTACAACGACGCCCTGCTCATCAATGACACCCTAAGAATGATCGATGCATATCGCTCTCTGGTGAAGTTCTACATCCCCAAGATGGACACAGCTTTTGACGGAACAGACATCTTCCTGCTGGGACTTTTCCAAG AGAATCAGGTGGAGCTGAGGAAACTGGCAAACAATCCCGTCTACGAGAACCCGAGGATGTCCAAACTTGAGAGCGTCCTGCTAAAACGCTTTGATCCAAGTTTGCAATCAAAAGGGATCATCTTCAGTAAAACCCGTCAGAGCACGTGCTGCCTGAATGACTGGGTCTCCACCAATCAAGCCTTACAGCAAGCTGGCATCAAGGCAGCCATCCTCACGGGGGCCGGCAACAGCGCCAGCCACATGACACTG AATGAGCAGGAAGACACGATCCGCAATTTCCGCGACGGTAAACTAAACCTCCTGATCTCCACCAGCGTCGCTGAAGAAGGCCTCGACATCCCCGAGTGCAACCTGGTGGTCCGCTACGGGCTGCTCACGAATGAGATCGCTCAGCAGCAGGCCAGCGGAAGAGCCCGAGCGAGAGACAGCCAGTACTCAGTGGTCGCCGAGGAAGGAGGGCCAGAAATGCGCCGAGAGAAAACCAATGAATGTCTGGAAGAGCTGACTGGACAAGCCATTGCTAAGGTCCAAGAGATGAACGTTGACGACTTTCGCAGAAAG ATAGCTCAGCTACAAAAGAAGACAGttgatgaaagaaaaatacaagagagactaaaaaaggaaaagaggagccGCATCGCTGCCTCCAATGTCCAGCTTTTATGCCGGAACTGTTTAAAGCCTGTGGCTTCCGGCAGTGACATTAAACTCATTGACAATGTACACTACGTCAATGTCAGTCCTGAATTTAA GAATCACTACACGGTCGGTGAACAGGTGATGCTAGAAAAGACCTTTGAGGACTGGGAGCCTGGGTGCATCATCAGCTGCAACAGCTGCAGCGAG CGCTGGGGATATGAGATGAATTACAAGAAAATCGGCCTGCTGCCCAATGTGGCCATTAAGCACTTTGCCCTGAAGACCCCTGAAGGCCAGACACTCAAGAAGAAGTGGAAGGATGTCCCTTTCACTGTTGAggaattcagcttcaaagaatACTACGAGGACAACTTCTCAGACCTCTCTGATTAG